A window from Pseudopipra pipra isolate bDixPip1 chromosome 25, bDixPip1.hap1, whole genome shotgun sequence encodes these proteins:
- the LOC135402432 gene encoding green-sensitive opsin yields the protein MNGTEGVNFYVPMSNKTGVVRSPFEYPQYYLAEPWKYRIVCVYIFFLISTGFPINFLTLLVTFKHKKLRQPLNYILVNLAVADLFMACFGFTVTFTTAWNGYFIFGPTGCAVEGFFATLGGEVALWSLVVLAIERYIVICKPMGNFRFSSTHAMLGIVFTWVMALSCAAPPLFGWSRYIPEGMQCSCGPDYYTHNPEFHNESFVLYMFVVHFFIPVIIIFASYGRLVCKVREAAAQQQESATTQKAEKEVTRMVILMVMGFMMAWTPYAVVAFWIFSNKGAEFTATLMAVPAFFSKSSSLYNPIIYVLMNKQFRNCMITTICCGKNPFGDDETSSAVSQSKTEVSSVSSSQVSPA from the exons ATGAACGGGACGGAGGGTGTCAACTTTTACGTGCCTATGTCCAACAAGACGGGGGTGGTGCGGAGCCCCTTCGAGTACCCCCAGTACTACCTGGCCGAGCCCTGGAAATACCGCATCGTCTGcgtctacatcttcttcctcatctccaCCGGCTTCCCCATCAACTTCCTCACCCTCCTGGTCACCTTCAAACACAAGAAGCTCCGGCAGCCGCTCAACTACATCTTGGTCAACCTGGCGGTGGCCGATCTCTTCATGGCCTGTTTTGGCTTCACCGTCACGTTCACCACCGCCTGGAACGGCTACTTCATCTTCGGCCCCACCGGCTGTGCCGTGGAGGGCTTCTTCGCCACGCTGGGAG GCGAGGTTGCCCTGTGGTCCCTGGTGGTCTTGGCCATCGAGCGTTACATCGTCATCTGCAAACCCATGGGCAACTTCCGCTTCTCCTCCACCCACGCCATGCTGGGCATCGTTTTCACCTGGGTAATGGCCCTGTCCTGCGCTGCCCCTCCCCTCTTCGGCTGGTCCAG GTACATACCAGAGGGGATGCAGTGTTCCTGCGGGCCCGACTACTACACCCACAACCCCGAATTCCACAACGAGTCCTTCGTCCTCTACATGTTCGTCGTCCACTTCTTCATCCCCGTCATCATCATTTTCGCCTCCTACGGGCGCCTCGTTTGCAAAGTCCGAGAG gcagctgcccagcagcaggaatcagcCACGACCCAGAAGGCAGAGAAGGAGGTGACACGGATGGTGATCCTCATGGTGATGGGTTTCATGATGGCCTGGACGCCCTACGCCGTGGTGGCTTTCTGGATCTTCTCCAACAAGGGAGCGGAATTCACGGCCACGCTGATGGCAGTGCCTGCTTTCTTCTCCAAGAGCTCCTCCCTCTACAACCCCATCATCTACGTCCTCATGAACAAACAG TTCCGTAATTGCATGATCACCACGATCTGCTGCGGCAAGAACCCCTTTGGGGACGACGAAACCTCCTCCGCCGTATCCCAGAGCAAAACCGAGGTCTCCTCCGTCTCCTCCAGCCAAGTATCGCCCGCATAG
- the MLN gene encoding promotilin isoform X2 has product MRLLKRSSPPRLPGTLTMVSRKVVASLLLVYLVSLLAEQAEGFMPFFTHSDFQKMQEKERNRGGQKKSLSSLQQLDEEGSSEQPGVGASTARAIQQAVPVRPGMWLTPRQLEKYQDALEKVLAELLQDTPDAD; this is encoded by the exons ATGAGGCTTCTTAAAAGATCCAGTCCACCAAGGCTTCCAGGG ACTCTCACGATGGTTTCAAGGAAGGTGGTGGCCAGTTTGCTCCTGGTGTACCTGGTGTCTCTGCTGGCTGAACAGGCTGAAGGCTTCATGCCCTTCTTCACCCACAGTGACTTCCAGAAAATGCAG gagaaggagaggaacaGGGGAGGGCAGAAGAAATCCCTgagctccctgcagcagctggacgAGGAAGGCtcctctgagcagcctggtgtGGGTGCCAGCACGGCCAGGGCCATCCAG CAGGCTGTTCCTGTCAGACCTGGGATGTGGCTCACCCCAAGGCAGCTGGAAAAATACCAAGATGCCCTGGAGAaagtgctggcagagctgttaCAGGACACCCCAGACG ctgATTGA
- the MLN gene encoding promotilin isoform X1 yields the protein MQGQRDFWSNVPVHTLPSCLLSCVVQTLTMVSRKVVASLLLVYLVSLLAEQAEGFMPFFTHSDFQKMQEKERNRGGQKKSLSSLQQLDEEGSSEQPGVGASTARAIQQAVPVRPGMWLTPRQLEKYQDALEKVLAELLQDTPDAD from the exons ATGCAAGGCCAAAGGGATTTCTGGTCGAATGTCCCTGTCCACACTTTACCCTCGTGTCTTCTTTCCTGTGTTGTTCAGACTCTCACGATGGTTTCAAGGAAGGTGGTGGCCAGTTTGCTCCTGGTGTACCTGGTGTCTCTGCTGGCTGAACAGGCTGAAGGCTTCATGCCCTTCTTCACCCACAGTGACTTCCAGAAAATGCAG gagaaggagaggaacaGGGGAGGGCAGAAGAAATCCCTgagctccctgcagcagctggacgAGGAAGGCtcctctgagcagcctggtgtGGGTGCCAGCACGGCCAGGGCCATCCAG CAGGCTGTTCCTGTCAGACCTGGGATGTGGCTCACCCCAAGGCAGCTGGAAAAATACCAAGATGCCCTGGAGAaagtgctggcagagctgttaCAGGACACCCCAGACG ctgATTGA
- the LEMD2 gene encoding LEM domain-containing protein 2, giving the protein MAAALPARGALPAGPGAAMAELTDAELRKELLALGYRPGPITATTRKVYVKKLGCLRAEVAAARRSGRTAPPSPGRSPAGPPQASPSRQRSSFTRDSEEEEEDEDEEEEEGGQPPASRWGTSREGGGQAWGDPRGSPPGRAGGNRAEGGLSRDSLGGLSPSERWGTAVERGGGGLGASLAGHGGLSSPSQWDTSIERSGGLGGGRSRGLSTGPGATLDGVRGSSLQWGTSAERSGGLSSGLRPTLDRARGSSSASQWSPSAERGGGLGFRAGSGLPPDGVGGLSSTPYWGSSAGRSGGLGSKPLPSEESGGLKSRSHWGTVGAGGQSSRDPWDTAGERKGVSSNSWWRRESEVTPSTQWGSSAAPGGFSQLFRRGKEDLTSSVGKEAERDGSTGGRAGGLIRRFPWRASSDGGYGVTPRTALLRSAPRQQPEGKGKGLEYYLSQFLCLASVVLLLIFLGILVVKMVGSGWLDRRDESFNLLPVDCDKSSDDFCQAKQRDMTMAVLHELYNYLSVQAGNFECGNPENLKSKCIWVSEAKDHVMNVTGSSPQKFEAALHWILNSNKDLGIWLKGRDLAGPVSSVEEVFCLESARPQMGLGCRFRRAVVTAITNLFLFFWSLITLWGLLIFLRYRWRKREEEEQAMYDMVKRIIAVVQDHYKEWERNLERYPYVGIFHVRDSLIPPQSRKKMKRVWERAVDFLASNESRIQTESHRVAGEDMLVWRWTQPSYLSDSEH; this is encoded by the exons ATGGCGGCGGCGCTTCCCGCCCGCGGGGCGCTTCCGGCGGGGCCTGGCGCGGCCATGGCGGAGCTGACGGACGCGGAGCTCCGCAAGGAGCTGCTGGCTCTCGGCTACCGCCCGGGGCCCATCACCGCCACCACCCGCAAGGTCTACGTCAAGAAGCTGGGCTGCCTGCGGGCCGAGGTGGCGGCCGCCCGGCGCAGCGGCCGCACCGCGCCGCCCAGCCCGGGCCGCTCCCCCGCCGGGCCGCCGCAGGCCTCGCCCTCGCGGCAGCGCTCCAGCTTCACCCGCGacagcgaggaggaggaggaggatgaggatgaggaggaggaagaagggggGCAGCCACCCGCGTCCCGCTGGGGGACGTCCAGGGAGGGCGGCGGGCAGGCCTGGGGGGACCCCCGCGGGTCCCCGCCGGGCCGAGCCGGAGGCAACAGGGCTGAGGGCGGCCTGTCCCGGGACAGCCTCGGGGGGCTGAGCCCCTCGGAGCGCTGGGGGACGGCTGTGGAGAGAGGGGGGGGCGGGCTGGGGGCGTCCCTGGCCGGGCACGGGGGGCTGAGCTCCCCGTCCCAGTGGGACACGTCCATAGAGAGGAGCGGGGGGCTCGGAGGGGGG AGGAGCCGGGGGCTCAGCACGGGGCCGGGGGCCACCCTGGATGGGGTGCGGGGCTCCTCGCTGCAGTGGGGCACGTCAGCAGAGAGGAGCGGGGGGCTCAGCAGCGGGCTGAGACCCACCCTGGACAGGGCCCGGGGGTCCAGCTCCGCGTCCCAGTGGAGCCCATCGGCGGAGAGGGGCGGCGGGCTCGGCTTTAGGGCTGGCTCGGGGCTGCCCCCGGATGGGGTCGGGGGGTTGAGCTCCACGCCATACTGGGGCTCCTCGGCTGGCAGGAGCGGGGGGCTCGGCTCCAAACCCCTTCCCAGCGAGGAGAGCGGGGGCCTGAAGTCCAGGAGCCATTGGGGCACAGTGGGAGCTGGGGGCCAGAGCTCCCGGGATCCCTGGGACACGGCGGGGGAGAGGAAAGGGGTCTCCTCCAACAGCTGGTGGAGGCGGGAAAGTGAGGTGacccccagcacccagtggGGCTCCTCGGCGGCCCCCGGGGGGTTCAGTCAGCTGTtcaggagggggaaggaggacCTGACTTCCAGCGTTGGCAAGGAGGCAGAGAGGGATGGGAGCActggcggccgggccggggggctgATCCGGCGCTTCCCGTGGCGGGCGTCCAGCGATGGGGGGTACGGAGTGACCCCCCGCACTGCCCTGCTCCGCTCAGCCCCCCGGCAGCAGCCcgaggggaagggaaaaggccTGGAATACTACCTCTCCCAGTTCCTCTGCCTCGCCAGCGTAGTGCTGCTCCTCATTTTTCTGGGCATCCTCGTGGTGAAGATGGTTGGGTCAGGCTGGCTGGACAGGAGAGACGAGAGCT TTAATCTCTTGCCTGTGGATTGTGACAAAAGCTCAGATGAT TTCTGCCAGGCCAAGCAGAGGGACATGACCATGGCTGTGCTGCACGAGCTCTACAACTACCTGTCCGTGCAGGCAG GTAATTTTGAATGTGGAAACCCTGAGAATCTAAAAAGCAAATGCATTTGGGTTAGTGAGGCGAAGGACCACGTGATG AATGTTACTGGTAGCTCCCCACAGAAGTTTGAAGCTGCCCTGCACTGGATACTGAACAGCAACAAGGATTTGGGAATTTG GCTGAAAGGCAGAGACCTGGCAGGGCCTGTTTCCAGCGTGGAGGAAGTGTTCTGCCTGGAATCTGCCCGCCCGCAGATGGGGCTCGGCTGCCGCTTCCGCCGCGCCGTGGTCACGGCCATCACCAACCTGTTCCTCTTCTTCTGGA GTCTGATCACTCTTTGGGGGCTCCTGATCTTCCTCAGGTATCGCTGGCggaagagggaggaagaggaacaaGCCATGTATGACATGGTGAAGAGGATCATAG ctGTTGTCCAGGACCACTATAAGGAATGGGAACGGAATTTGGAACGTTACCCCTACGTTGGCATCTTCCATGTCCGGGACAGTCTGattcctcctcagagcag AAAGAAGATGAAGCGGGTGTGGGAGAGAGCCGTGGACTTCCTGGCCTCCAACGAGTCCCGCATCCAGACCGAGTCCCACAGGGTGGCCGGGGAGGACATGCTGGTGTGGAGATGGACTCAGCCCTCGTACCTCTCAGACTCGGAGCactga